One genomic segment of Acanthopagrus latus isolate v.2019 chromosome 14, fAcaLat1.1, whole genome shotgun sequence includes these proteins:
- the ascl1a gene encoding achaete-scute homolog 1a: MMDINASQQQLMPPACFFSAQSIQLSPSGSSQSSGKSASKQPKRQRSSSPELLRCKRRLNFAGFGYSLPQQQPHAVARRNERERNRVKLVNNGFATLREHVPNGAANKKMSKVETLRSAVEYIRALQQLLDEHDAVSAAFQSGVLSPTMSQGYSADMNSMAGSPVSSYSSDEGSYDPLSPEEQELLDFTNWF; this comes from the coding sequence ATGATGGACATTAACgccagccagcagcagctgatgccGCCCGCCTGCTTCTTCTCCGCGCAGAGCATCCAGCTGAGCCCGAGCGGCAGCAGCCAGAGCAGCGGGAAGTCGGCGTCCAAGCAGCCGAAGAGGCAGCGCTCCTCCTCCCCGGAGCTGCTGCGCTGCAAGCGGAGGCTCAACTTCGCGGGTTTCGGCTACAGTCTtccgcagcagcagccgcaCGCCGTGGCGCGGAGGAACGAGAGGGAGAGGAACCGGGTGAAGCTGGTCAACAACGGCTTCGCCACGCTGCGGGAGCACGTCCCCAACGGAGCCGCCAACAAGAAGATGAGCAAAGTGGAGACGCTGCGCTCCGCGGTGGAGTACATCCGcgccctgcagcagctgctggacgagCACGACGCGGTGAGCGCCGCGTTTCAGTCCGGCGTCCTGTCGCCCACCATGTCACAAGGATACTCCGCCGACATGAACTCCATGGCAGGTTCACCCGTGTCCTCCTACTCATCCGACGAGGGCTCCTACGATCCTCTCAGTCCGGAGGAGCAGGAGCTACTAGACTTCACCAACTGGTTCTGA